TTAGTCTGTGTCAGAGTAGCCCCCGATAATCTGACATTTCTCATGACAGCATCAGAAAAATCAGCACTTGATAAATTAGAGGTAGATAAAAATGCGTTGTTGAAATTTGCTTCCTTGGCGATCGCATTAGACAAATTTGCACCAGAGGCGATCGCATATTCGACAATAGCTCCTGTTAGATTAGCCCCCGACAAGTTTACCCCTGCCATCTCTGCATTAGCCAATTGGGCCTTTGTGAGATTGGCGTTAGTTAAATTGGCTTTGTTTAACCTGATTCCTAAAAGGCTGGAACCCGATAGATTCGCTCCTGTCAGATTTGCGTCATCTAGCTTGGCTTCATTCAGCAAGGTATTTGACAAATTAGCCCCTGTCAGATTTGCTTTCAAGAGAGCGCTACCATACAAATCTTTACCGGATAAATCCACTCCCGACAAATCACAACTATTACATTCATTTGTCTCAATTAAATGAGCAAGAGCAAGACGGCTATTAGTGGCAACAAAGGCATTAGCAGGTAAACTAAAAAGCGTTAAACTCAGAACAA
The window above is part of the Nodularia spumigena CCY9414 genome. Proteins encoded here:
- a CDS encoding pentapeptide repeat-containing protein — protein: MNIKLWFRGLSAFVLTIVLSLTLFSLPANAFVATNSRLALAHLIETNECNSCDLSGVDLSGKDLYGSALLKANLTGANLSNTLLNEAKLDDANLTGANLSGSSLLGIRLNKANLTNANLTKAQLANAEMAGVNLSGANLTGAIVEYAIASGANLSNAIAKEANFNNAFLSTSNLSSADFSDAVMRNVRLSGATLTQTKFIDADLFRARMPNDTVYNGNVAQFGAIQ